A genome region from Ctenopharyngodon idella isolate HZGC_01 chromosome 5, HZGC01, whole genome shotgun sequence includes the following:
- the si:dkey-65b12.6 gene encoding IgGFc-binding protein isoform X18, with protein MCMYGGHSSALCSALTAYTAACQDALGKVESWRTNSFCPTTCKAHSHYEVCATGCPQTCRGLTEPKACEGTPCVEGCTCDKGFVLSDGECVAAQQCGCSYEGRYYQLGQEFFPQDKCQQRCECKENGRVQCNDGFTCKPNEKCQVLNGVQGCFPESKAVCSVSGFGLYQSFDGKSFTVKGDCEYRLAETAQDKDKDMSSFSVLVKQQSSSEIVLTRRVEIKIKQSTITLLPGHIWEVQVDNVKTNLPVTVDEGLAQVYQSGVNIVVETDFGLKLTYDTVSMAKIEIPSTFKNAVKGLCGNYNGNSADDFVLPDGIQTSSVEYFAEAWVSPSDKMMCQTICGSKCLNPDKDKQTEAETSCSMLIAEKGPFSRLLRKNSTSEIL; from the exons ATGTGTATGTACGGTGGCCATTCGTCAGCCCTCTGCAGTGCTCTTACTGCATACACAGCTGCTTGCCAAGATGCGCTTGGCAAAGTGGAATCCTGGAGAACCAACAGTTTCTGCC CTACAACCTGTAAGGCACACAGCCACTATGAGGTTTGTGCAACAGGATGCCCGCAGACCTGCCGTGGCCTCACTGAGCCCAAAGCCTGTGAGGGCACTCCCTGTGTTGAAGGCTGCACATGTGACAAAGGCTTTGTCCTGAGCGATGGTGAGTGTGTGGCTGCACAGCAGTGTGGCTGTTCTTACGAGGGCCGTTACTATCAACTGGGTCAGGAGTTCTTCCCTCAAGACAAGTGCCAGCAGAGATGTGAGTGCAAAGAGAATGGAAGAGTTCAGTGTAATGATGGATTCACCTGCAAGCCAAACGAGAAGTGCCAGGTCCTGAATGGAGTTCAGGGCTGTTTCCCGGAGAGCAAAGCAGTTTGTTCAGTGTCAGGCTTTGGGCTTTATCAGTCATTTGATGGGAAGTCCTTCACTGTTAAAGGAGACTGTGAGTATAGATTGGCAGAGACAGCTCAGGACAAGGATAAGGACATGAGCTCCTTCAGTGTGTTAGTGAAACAGCAGTCCTCCTCTGAGATAGTCCTTACTCGAAGAGTGGAGATAAAAATAAAGCAATCCACGATTACTCTGCTGCCTGGCCACATCTGGGAGGTTCAG GTGGACAATGTTAAAACCAATCTCCCTGTGACTGTGGATGAAGGACTGGCACAAGTCTATCAGAGCGGTGTTAACATTGTTGTGGAAACAGACTTTGGACTGAAACTGACGTATGATACAGTCTCCATGGCCAAAATCGAGATCCCATccacttttaaaaatgcagtcAAAGGTCTCTGTGGTAACTACAATGGAAACAGTGCAGATGATTTTGTCTTGCCAGATGGTATTCAGACATCTTCCGTGGAATATTTTGCTGAGGCCTGGGTTTCACCATCAGATAAAATGATGTGCCAAACAATTTGTGGCTCCAAATGCTTAAATCCAGAcaaagacaaacagacagaggcAGAAACATCTTGCAGTATGCTAATCGCAGAGAAGGGACCATTTTCTAGGTTGTTACGAAAAAATTCCACCTCAgaaattctttga
- the si:dkey-65b12.6 gene encoding IgGFc-binding protein isoform X2: MCMYGGHSSALCSALTAYTAACQDALGKVESWRTNSFCPASCMDNSHYEVCATGCSQTCHGLTEPKACEGTPCIESCICDEGFVLSDGECVAMEQCGCSYEGRYYQLGQEFFLQDKCQQRCECKENGRVQCNDAFTCKPNEKCQVLNGVQGCFPESKAVCSVSGFGLYQSFDGKSFTVEGDCEYRLAESAQDKDKDMSYFSVLVKQQSSSEIVLTRRVEIQIEQSTITLLPGHIWEVQVDNVKTNLPVTVDEGLAQVYQSGVNIVVETDFGLKLTYDTVSMAKIEIPSTFKNAVKGLCGNYNGNSADDFLLPGGIQTSSVVDFAEAWVSPSDKMMCQTICGSKCLNPDKDKQTEAETSCSMLIAEKGPFSSCYEKIPPQKFFDECVKDVAAQPNDKTVHCRHIQRYVASCQEIGTSINSWRNKTFCPLTCFKNSHYELCADTCSSTCASLTKSQKCPMCQEGCQCDDGFLFDGGECKTLDSCGCHADGKFYKSGETVILGECEEKCLCKAGVFSCEPLECNENQICGKKDGALGCYNKETYCPVNMHYDACGTACAPSCADRNGPDECTLPCVEGCLCNAGFVRSGDECIPVKKCGCTYKGRYYLADQTFWGEKQCTEKCVCNSQTGNVECTPTKCKNPLVCGTRNGVKDCYPLSYSTCQGAGDPHYRTFDGKTFDFQGTCTYYLSKVLNTADPSLVPFEVLVKNENRGRNMAVAYTKSVSLTVYGYTIVLSKESPRKVKVNNLYVNLPFELEDGRLSIFYSGYFGVIKTDFGLTLKFNWESHVSLTLPSTYYSEVGGLCGNWNNNVNDDFLTPNNTLASTSTIFGTSWKVKDDPGCSDGCQGKACPKCDAAERNQVTFTKPCSMITDKQGPFKGCHTKVNPNQFYEDCVYDMCMYGGHSSALCSALTAYTAACQDALGKVESWRTNSFCPTTCKAHSHYEVCATGCPQTCRGLTEPKACEGTPCVEGCTCDKGFVLSDGECVAAQQCGCSYEGRYYQLGQEFFPQDKCQQRCECKENGRVQCNDGFTCKPNEKCQVLNGVQGCFPESKAVCSVSGFGLYQSFDGKSFTVEGDCEYRLAESAQDKDKDMSSFSVLVKQQSSSEIVLTRRVEIKIKQSTITLLPGHIWEVQVDNVKTNLPVTVDEGLAQVYQSGVNIVVETDFGLKLTYDTVSMAKIEIPSTFKNAVKGLCGNYNGNSADDFLLPGGIQTSSVVDFAEAWVSPSDKMMCQTVCGSKCLNPDKEKQTEAETSCSMLIAEKGPFSSCYEKIPPQKFFDECVKDVAAQPNDKTVHCRHIQRYVASCQEIGMSVNIWRSNTFCPLECSANSHYELCADTCSSTCASLTNSQNCPPCQEGCQCDDGFLFDGGECKTLQDCGCNVDGKFYKSGETVIQGECKEKCLCKAGVFSCEPLNCDADQICDIKEGVTGCYKKDLCSNYKCREQEYCTVKDNNALCVAKSKASCIAKGDPHYKTFDGNHFSFQGTCSYTLVKTTGKDQTLTPFSIVNKNEMQKGGRGSYVKSATVTVRGHDITFIQGNRNHVTIDGTVSNLPVNLNSEGINITKSGTTGVLQTDFGLEVMFNWANTLMVTLSSSYYNNIVGMCGTYSNDLQDDYVTPSGNSMTDITEWARSWSVPESNSNCWHFPPCSDDKKLLYSGQSYCGLLENVTGPFAQCHDIISKRRFAADCLFQMCLNDGSQNAFCRAFNNYVSSCALVKADVSPEWKKLANC; this comes from the exons ATGTGTATGTACGGTGGCCATTCGTCAGCCCTCTGCAGTGCTCTTACTGCATACACAGCTGCTTGCCAAGATGCGCTTGGCAAAGTGGAATCCTGGAGAACCAACAGTTTCTGCC CTGCATCCTGTATGGACAACAGCCACTATGAGGTTTGTGCAACAGGATGTTCCCAGACATGCCATGGCCTAACTGAGCCCAAAGCCTGTGAGGGCACTCCCTGCATTGAAAGCTGTATATGTGATGAGGGCTTTGTCCTGAGCGATGGTGAGTGTGTGGCTATGGAACAGTGTGGCTGTTCTTACGAGGGCCGCTACTATCAACTGGGTCAGGAGTTCTTCCTTCAAGACAAGTGCCAGCAGAGATGTGAGTGCAAAGAGAATGGAAGAGTTCAGTGTAATGATGCATTCACCTGCAAACCAAACGAGAAGTGCCAGGTCCTGAATGGAGTTCAGGGCTGTTTCCCGGAGAGCAAAGCAGTTTGTTCAGTGTCAGGCTTTGGGCTTTATCAGTCATTTGATGGGAAGTCCTTCACTGTTGAAGGAGACTGTGAGTATAGACTGGCAGAGTCAGCTCAGGACAAGGATAAGGACATGAGCTACTTCAGTGTGTTAGTGAAACAGCAGTCCTCCTCTGAGATAGTCCTTACTCGAAGAGTGGAAATACAAATAGAACAATCCACGATTACTTTGCTGCCTGGCCACATCTGGGAGGTTCAG GTGGACAATGTTAAAACCAATCTCCCTGTGACTGTGGATGAAGGACTGGCACAAGTCTATCAGAGCGGTGTTAACATTGTTGTGGAAACAGACTTTGGACTGAAACTGACGTATGATACAGTCTCAATGGCCAAAATCGAGATCCCATccacttttaaaaatgcagtcAAAGGTCTCTGTGGTAACTACAATGGAAACAGTGCAGATGATTTTCTCCTACCAGGCGGTATTCAGACATCTTCCGTGGTAGATTTTGCTGAGGCCTGGGTTTCGCCATCAGACAAAATGATGTGCCAAACAATTTGTGGCTccaaatgtttaaatccagacaaagacaaacagacagaggcAGAAACATCTTGCAGTATGCTAATCGCAGAGAAGGGACCATTTTCTAGTTGTTATGAAAAAATTCCACCTCAgaaattctttgatgaatgtgTCAAAGATGTGGCAGCACAACCAAATGACAAGACAGTTCACTGTCGCCACATACAGAGGTATGTTGCCAGCTGTCAAGAGATTGGGACATCAATCAACAGCTGGAGGAATAAAACGTTCTGTC CACTCACATGTTTCAAAAACAGTCACTATGAACTCTGTGCTGACACCTGTTCTTCAACCTGTGCAAGCCTGACAAAATCACAGAAATGCCCAATGTGTCAGGAAGGATGTCAGTGTGATGATGGCTTCTTGTTTGATGGAGGTGAATGTAAGACTTTGGATAGTTGTGGTTGTCACGCAGATGGAAAGTTTTACAAG TCTGGTGAGACAGTCATTCTGGGAGAGTGTGAAGAAAAGTGCCTCTGCAAAGCTGGAGTGTTCTCCTGTGAACCCTTGGAATGTAATGAAAATCAGATCTGTGGCAAAAAAGATGGTGCCCTTGGGTGCTACAACAAag AAACTTACTGTCCAGTCAACATGCATTATGATGCCTGCGGCACAGCCTGTGCTCCCTCTTGTGCAGATCGAAATGGTCCAGATGAGTGCACACTGCCATGTGTGGAAGGCTGCCTGTGCAATGCAGGTTTTGTCCGCAGTGGAGATGAATGCATACCTGTGAAAAAGTGTGGCTGCACTTACAAAGGCAGATATTATCTAGCAGATCAGACATTTTGGGGTGAGAAACAATGCACAGAGAAATGCGTGTGCAACTCTCAAACTGGAAATGTGGAATGCACACCAACAAAGTGTAAGAATCCCCTAGTGTGTGGCACACGGAATGGAGTGAAAGATTGTTACCCATTGTCCTATAGTACCTGCCAGGGTGCAGGGGATCCACACTACCGCACATTTGATGGTAAAACCTTTGATTTCCAAGGTACCTGTACCTATTATTTATCTAAGGTACTTAATACAGCTGACCCATCATTGGTACCTTTTGAGGTACTGGTCAAGAATGAGAACCGTGGAAGAAACATGGCGGTTGCTTATACCAAGAGTGTATCATTAACAGTCTATGGATACACGATTGTCTTGAGTAAGGAAAGCCCACGCAAAGTGAAG GTCAACAATCTCTATGTGAATTTGCCATTTGAACTAGAAGATGGTCGACTTTCAATATTCTACAGTGGGTACTTTGGCGTGATAAAAACTGACTTTGGTCTGACTTTGAAATTCAACTGGGAAAGCCACGTATCACTGACTCTCCCCAGCACTTACTACAGTGAAGTGGGGGGGCTTTGTGGCAACTGGAACAACAATGTCAATGATGATTTTCTTACTCCTAACAACACCCTTGCTTCAACCTCAACAATTTTTGGAACCAGCTGGAAAGTCAAGGATGACCCTGGATGCTCAGATGGATGTCAAGGCAAAGCGTGTCCTAAATGTGACGCCGCAGAGAGAAACCAAGTCACTTTTACAAAGCCTTGCAGCATGATCACTGACAAACAGGGGCCATTTAAAGGCTGCCATACTAAAGTGAATCCAAATCAGTTTTATGAGGACTGCGTGTATGATATGTGTATGTACGGTGGCCATTCGTCAGCCCTCTGCAGTGCTCTTACTGCATACACAGCTGCTTGCCAAGATGCACTTGGCAAAGTGGAATCCTGGAGAACCAACAGTTTCTGCC CTACAACCTGTAAGGCACACAGCCACTATGAGGTTTGTGCAACAGGATGCCCGCAGACCTGCCGTGGCCTCACTGAGCCCAAAGCCTGTGAGGGCACTCCCTGTGTTGAAGGCTGCACATGTGACAAAGGCTTTGTCCTGAGCGATGGTGAGTGTGTGGCTGCACAGCAGTGTGGCTGTTCTTACGAGGGCCGTTACTATCAACTGGGTCAGGAGTTCTTCCCTCAAGACAAGTGCCAGCAGAGATGTGAGTGCAAAGAGAATGGAAGAGTTCAGTGTAATGATGGATTCACCTGCAAACCAAACGAGAAGTGCCAGGTCCTGAATGGAGTTCAGGGCTGTTTCCCGGAGAGCAAAGCAGTTTGTTCAGTGTCAGGCTTTGGGCTTTATCAGTCATTTGATGGGAAGTCCTTCACTGTTGAAGGAGACTGTGAGTATAGACTGGCAGAGTCAGCTCAGGACAAGGATAAGGACATGAGCTCCTTCAGTGTGTTAGTGAAACAGCAGTCCTCCTCTGAGATAGTCCTTACTCGAAGAGTGGAGATAAAAATAAAGCAATCCACGATTACTTTGCTGCCTGGCCACATCTGGGAGGTTCAG GTGGACAATGTTAAAACCAATCTCCCTGTGACTGTGGATGAAGGACTGGCACAAGTCTATCAGAGCGGTGTTAACATTGTTGTGGAAACAGACTTTGGACTGAAACTGACGTATGATACAGTCTCAATGGCCAAAATCGAGATCCCATccacttttaaaaatgcagtcAAAGGTCTCTGTGGTAACTACAATGGAAACAGTGCAGATGATTTTCTCCTACCAGGCGGTATTCAGACATCTTCCGTGGTAGATTTTGCTGAGGCCTGGGTTTCGCCATCAGATAAAATGATGTGCCAAACAGTTTGTGGCTCCAAATGCTTAAATCCAGACAAAGAGAAACAGACAGAGGCAGAAACATCTTGCAGTATGCTAATTGCAGAGAAGGGACCATTTTCTA GTTGTTACGAAAAAATTCCACCTCAgaaattctttgatgaatgtgTCAAAGATGTGGCAGCTCAACCAAATGACAAAACAGTTCACTGTCGCCACATACAGAGGTATGTTGCCAGCTGTCAAGAGATTGGGATGTCAGTCAACATCTGGAGGAGTAACACCTTCTGTC CACTCGAGTGTTCAGCCAACAGTCACTATGAGCTTTGTGCTGACACCTGTTCTTCAACCTGCGCCAGCCTGACTAACTCGCAGAATTGTCCACCATGTCAGGAAGGATGTCAGTGTGATGATGGCTTCTTGTTTGATGGAGGAGAATGTAAGACTTTGCAGGACTGTGGTTGTAATGTAGATGGAAAGTTTTACAAG TCAGGTGAGACGGTCATCCAAGGAGAGTGTAAAGAGAAATGCCTCTGCAAAGCAGGAGTGTTCTCCTGTGAACCCTTGAATTGTGATGCAGATCAGATCTGTGACATAAAAGAAGGTGTCACTGGGTGCTACAAGAAAG ATCTTTGCAGTAACTATAAGTGCCGTGAACAAGAGTACTGCACTGTGAAGGACAATAATGCACTGTGCGTCGCGAAGTCAAAGGCCTCTTGCATTGCCAAAGGAGATCCTCATTACAAAACCTTTGATGGAAACCACTTCTCCTTCCAGGGTACTTGCTCCTATACTTTAGTTAAAACTACAGGCAAAGACCAAACACTAACACCTTTCAGCATCGTCAACAAGAACGAGATGCAGAAAGGTGGGCGTGGTTCTTACGTCAAGTCAGCCACCGTTACAGTCAGAGGACATGACATCACTTTCATCCAAGGCAACCGCAATCATGTGACA ATTGATGGCACAGTTTCAAACCTTCCTGTGAATTTGAACTCTGAGGGGATCAACATAACGAAGTCAGGCACTACAGGGGTTCTGCAGACAGATTTTGGCTTGGAGGTCATGTTTAATTGGGCAAATACCCTCATGGTGACACTGTCCAGTAGCTACTATAATAACATAGTGGGAATGTGTGGAACCTACAGTAATGACCTACAGGATGATTATGTTACACCGAGTGGTAACAgcatgacagacatcacagaaTGGGCAAGGTCTTGGAGTGTCCCTGAAAGCAATAGCAACTGCTGGCACTTTCCCCCTTGCTCAGATGATAAGAAGTTACTATATAGCGGACAAAGCTACTGTGGCTTGTTAGAGAATGTGACGGGTCCATTTGCCCAGTGCCATGACATAATATCAAAGAGGCGATTCGCTGCTGACTGCCTTTTCCAAATGTGTCTCAATGATGGAAGTCAAAATGCTTTCTGCAGAGCCTTCAATAATTATGTGTCCTCCTGTGCACTGGTAAAGGCTGATGTGTCTCCCGAGTGGAAGAAACTCGCTAACTGCT GA
- the si:dkey-65b12.6 gene encoding IgGFc-binding protein isoform X13, producing MCMYGGHSSALCSALTAYTAACQDALGKVESWRTNSFCPASCMDNSHYEVCATGCSQTCHGLTEPKACEGTPCIESCICDEGFVLSDGECVAMEQCGCSYEGRYYQLGQEFFLQDKCQQRCECKENGRVQCNDAFTCKPNEKCQVLNGVQGCFPESKAVCSVSGFGLYQSFDGKSFTVEGDCEYRLAESAQDKDKDMSYFSVLVKQQSSSEIVLTRRVEIQIEQSTITLLPGHIWEVQVDNVKTNLPVTVDEGLAQVYQSGVNIVVETDFGLKLTYDTVSMAKIEIPSTFKNAVKGLCGNYNGNSADDFLLPGGIQTSSVVDFAEAWVSPSDKMMCQTICGSKCLNPDKDKQTEAETSCSMLIAEKGPFSSCYEKIPPQKFFDECVKDVAAQPNDKTVHCRHIQRYVASCQEIGTSINSWRNKTFCPLTCFKNSHYELCADTCSSTCASLTKSQKCPMCQEGCQCDDGFLFDGGECKTLDSCGCHADGKFYKSGETVILGECEEKCLCKAGVFSCEPLECNENQICGKKDGALGCYNKETYCPVNMHYDACGTACAPSCADRNGPDECTLPCVEGCLCNAGFVRSGDECIPVKKCGCTYKGRYYLADQTFWGEKQCTEKCVCNSQTGNVECTPTKCKNPLVCGTRNGVKDCYPLSYSTCQGAGDPHYRTFDGKTFDFQGTCTYYLSKVLNTADPSLVPFEVLVKNENRGRNMAVAYTKSVSLTVYGYTIVLSKESPRKVKVNNLYVNLPFELEDGRLSIFYSGYFGVIKTDFGLTLKFNWESHVSLTLPSTYYSEVGGLCGNWNNNVNDDFLTPNNTLASTSTIFGTSWKVKDDPGCSDGCQGKACPKCDAAERNQVTFTKPCSMITDKQGPFKGCHTKVNPNQFYEDCVYDMCMYGGHSSALCSALTAYTAACQDALGKVESWRTNSFCPTTCKAHSHYEVCATGCPQTCRGLTEPKACEGTPCVEGCTCDKGFVLSDGECVAAQQCGCSYEGRYYQLGQEFFPQDKCQQRCECKENGRVQCNDGFTCKPNEKCQVLNGVQGCFPESKAVCSVSGFGLYQSFDGKSFTVEGDCEYRLAESAQDKDKDMSSFSVLVKQQSSSEIVLTRRVEIKIKQSTITLLPGHIWEVQVDNVKTNLPVTVDEGLAQVYQSGVNIVVETDFGLKLTYDTVSMAKIEIPSTFKNAVKGLCGNYNGNSADDFVLPDGIQTSSVEYFAEAWVSPSDKMMCQTICGSKCLNPDKDKQTEAETSCSMLIAEKGPFSRLLRKNSTSEIL from the exons ATGTGTATGTACGGTGGCCATTCGTCAGCCCTCTGCAGTGCTCTTACTGCATACACAGCTGCTTGCCAAGATGCGCTTGGCAAAGTGGAATCCTGGAGAACCAACAGTTTCTGCC CTGCATCCTGTATGGACAACAGCCACTATGAGGTTTGTGCAACAGGATGTTCCCAGACATGCCATGGCCTAACTGAGCCCAAAGCCTGTGAGGGCACTCCCTGCATTGAAAGCTGTATATGTGATGAGGGCTTTGTCCTGAGCGATGGTGAGTGTGTGGCTATGGAACAGTGTGGCTGTTCTTACGAGGGCCGCTACTATCAACTGGGTCAGGAGTTCTTCCTTCAAGACAAGTGCCAGCAGAGATGTGAGTGCAAAGAGAATGGAAGAGTTCAGTGTAATGATGCATTCACCTGCAAACCAAACGAGAAGTGCCAGGTCCTGAATGGAGTTCAGGGCTGTTTCCCGGAGAGCAAAGCAGTTTGTTCAGTGTCAGGCTTTGGGCTTTATCAGTCATTTGATGGGAAGTCCTTCACTGTTGAAGGAGACTGTGAGTATAGACTGGCAGAGTCAGCTCAGGACAAGGATAAGGACATGAGCTACTTCAGTGTGTTAGTGAAACAGCAGTCCTCCTCTGAGATAGTCCTTACTCGAAGAGTGGAAATACAAATAGAACAATCCACGATTACTTTGCTGCCTGGCCACATCTGGGAGGTTCAG GTGGACAATGTTAAAACCAATCTCCCTGTGACTGTGGATGAAGGACTGGCACAAGTCTATCAGAGCGGTGTTAACATTGTTGTGGAAACAGACTTTGGACTGAAACTGACGTATGATACAGTCTCAATGGCCAAAATCGAGATCCCATccacttttaaaaatgcagtcAAAGGTCTCTGTGGTAACTACAATGGAAACAGTGCAGATGATTTTCTCCTACCAGGCGGTATTCAGACATCTTCCGTGGTAGATTTTGCTGAGGCCTGGGTTTCGCCATCAGACAAAATGATGTGCCAAACAATTTGTGGCTccaaatgtttaaatccagacaaagacaaacagacagaggcAGAAACATCTTGCAGTATGCTAATCGCAGAGAAGGGACCATTTTCTAGTTGTTATGAAAAAATTCCACCTCAgaaattctttgatgaatgtgTCAAAGATGTGGCAGCACAACCAAATGACAAGACAGTTCACTGTCGCCACATACAGAGGTATGTTGCCAGCTGTCAAGAGATTGGGACATCAATCAACAGCTGGAGGAATAAAACGTTCTGTC CACTCACATGTTTCAAAAACAGTCACTATGAACTCTGTGCTGACACCTGTTCTTCAACCTGTGCAAGCCTGACAAAATCACAGAAATGCCCAATGTGTCAGGAAGGATGTCAGTGTGATGATGGCTTCTTGTTTGATGGAGGTGAATGTAAGACTTTGGATAGTTGTGGTTGTCACGCAGATGGAAAGTTTTACAAG TCTGGTGAGACAGTCATTCTGGGAGAGTGTGAAGAAAAGTGCCTCTGCAAAGCTGGAGTGTTCTCCTGTGAACCCTTGGAATGTAATGAAAATCAGATCTGTGGCAAAAAAGATGGTGCCCTTGGGTGCTACAACAAag AAACTTACTGTCCAGTCAACATGCATTATGATGCCTGCGGCACAGCCTGTGCTCCCTCTTGTGCAGATCGAAATGGTCCAGATGAGTGCACACTGCCATGTGTGGAAGGCTGCCTGTGCAATGCAGGTTTTGTCCGCAGTGGAGATGAATGCATACCTGTGAAAAAGTGTGGCTGCACTTACAAAGGCAGATATTATCTAGCAGATCAGACATTTTGGGGTGAGAAACAATGCACAGAGAAATGCGTGTGCAACTCTCAAACTGGAAATGTGGAATGCACACCAACAAAGTGTAAGAATCCCCTAGTGTGTGGCACACGGAATGGAGTGAAAGATTGTTACCCATTGTCCTATAGTACCTGCCAGGGTGCAGGGGATCCACACTACCGCACATTTGATGGTAAAACCTTTGATTTCCAAGGTACCTGTACCTATTATTTATCTAAGGTACTTAATACAGCTGACCCATCATTGGTACCTTTTGAGGTACTGGTCAAGAATGAGAACCGTGGAAGAAACATGGCGGTTGCTTATACCAAGAGTGTATCATTAACAGTCTATGGATACACGATTGTCTTGAGTAAGGAAAGCCCACGCAAAGTGAAG GTCAACAATCTCTATGTGAATTTGCCATTTGAACTAGAAGATGGTCGACTTTCAATATTCTACAGTGGGTACTTTGGCGTGATAAAAACTGACTTTGGTCTGACTTTGAAATTCAACTGGGAAAGCCACGTATCACTGACTCTCCCCAGCACTTACTACAGTGAAGTGGGGGGGCTTTGTGGCAACTGGAACAACAATGTCAATGATGATTTTCTTACTCCTAACAACACCCTTGCTTCAACCTCAACAATTTTTGGAACCAGCTGGAAAGTCAAGGATGACCCTGGATGCTCAGATGGATGTCAAGGCAAAGCGTGTCCTAAATGTGACGCCGCAGAGAGAAACCAAGTCACTTTTACAAAGCCTTGCAGCATGATCACTGACAAACAGGGGCCATTTAAAGGCTGCCATACTAAAGTGAATCCAAATCAGTTTTATGAGGACTGCGTGTATGATATGTGTATGTACGGTGGCCATTCGTCAGCCCTCTGCAGTGCTCTTACTGCATACACAGCTGCTTGCCAAGATGCACTTGGCAAAGTGGAATCCTGGAGAACCAACAGTTTCTGCC CTACAACCTGTAAGGCACACAGCCACTATGAGGTTTGTGCAACAGGATGCCCGCAGACCTGCCGTGGCCTCACTGAGCCCAAAGCCTGTGAGGGCACTCCCTGTGTTGAAGGCTGCACATGTGACAAAGGCTTTGTCCTGAGCGATGGTGAGTGTGTGGCTGCACAGCAGTGTGGCTGTTCTTACGAGGGCCGTTACTATCAACTGGGTCAGGAGTTCTTCCCTCAAGACAAGTGCCAGCAGAGATGTGAGTGCAAAGAGAATGGAAGAGTTCAGTGTAATGATGGATTCACCTGCAAACCAAACGAGAAGTGCCAGGTCCTGAATGGAGTTCAGGGCTGTTTCCCGGAGAGCAAAGCAGTTTGTTCAGTGTCAGGCTTTGGGCTTTATCAGTCATTTGATGGGAAGTCCTTCACTGTTGAAGGAGACTGTGAGTATAGACTGGCAGAGTCAGCTCAGGACAAGGATAAGGACATGAGCTCCTTCAGTGTGTTAGTGAAACAGCAGTCCTCCTCTGAGATAGTCCTTACTCGAAGAGTGGAGATAAAAATAAAGCAATCCACGATTACTTTGCTGCCTGGCCACATCTGGGAGGTTCAG GTGGACAATGTTAAAACCAATCTCCCTGTGACTGTGGATGAAGGACTGGCACAAGTCTATCAGAGCGGTGTTAACATTGTTGTGGAAACAGACTTTGGACTGAAACTGACGTATGATACAGTCTCAATGGCCAAAATCGAGATCCCATccacttttaaaaatgcagtcAAAG GTCTCTGTGGTAACTACAATGGAAACAGTGCAGATGATTTTGTCTTGCCAGATGGTATTCAGACATCTTCCGTGGAATATTTTGCTGAGGCCTGGGTTTCACCATCAGATAAAATGATGTGCCAAACAATTTGTGGCTCCAAATGCTTAAATCCAGAcaaagacaaacagacagaggcAGAAACATCTTGCAGTATGCTAATCGCAGAGAAGGGACCATTTTCTAGGTTGTTACGAAAAAATTCCACCTCAgaaattctttga